A window from bacterium encodes these proteins:
- a CDS encoding prepilin-type N-terminal cleavage/methylation domain-containing protein, with protein sequence MRWRHHAGFTLVEVSIAIAIITIALVPATIMRLKAAQANVAIEEREKFAILVQRLLETRVRAVPFAALTSVSGVNDPDTNLKYDIAFSQYATPSPSINKVTITVYPSNSAIPIDRLVTLVAKEATP encoded by the coding sequence ATGAGGTGGCGTCATCACGCGGGCTTTACGCTTGTCGAAGTCTCAATCGCCATCGCCATTATCACCATCGCCTTGGTCCCGGCCACCATCATGCGCCTCAAGGCCGCGCAGGCCAACGTAGCGATCGAAGAGCGCGAGAAGTTCGCCATCCTGGTACAGCGCCTGCTCGAAACCAGGGTGCGTGCCGTACCATTCGCCGCACTCACGAGCGTCAGTGGCGTGAACGATCCCGACACGAACTTGAAATACGACATCGCCTTTTCGCAATACGCCACTCCCTCGCCTTCCATCAACAAGGTCACGATCACGGTCTATCCCTCTAACTCCGCCATCCCGATCGATCGCCTCGTGACCCTCGTCGCAAAAGAGGCTACCCCGTGA
- a CDS encoding type II secretion system protein produces the protein MKNLMSHKKAQRGFTLIELAIIIAVLGILGAVGAVKIASMNEDAKKAGELTAVSNARSALAMAVAKANGAKVTPTNVADNMDGTTAVSGVDITWGKYKVTLTGSQTDVTGVATASYTP, from the coding sequence ATGAAGAATTTGATGAGCCACAAGAAGGCGCAGCGCGGTTTCACCCTGATCGAGCTTGCGATCATCATCGCCGTCCTCGGCATCCTGGGCGCGGTTGGCGCCGTCAAGATCGCCTCGATGAACGAGGATGCCAAGAAGGCGGGCGAGCTGACCGCCGTCAGCAATGCGCGCTCGGCCCTTGCAATGGCCGTCGCAAAGGCTAATGGTGCAAAAGTTACTCCGACCAACGTCGCGGACAACATGGACGGCACCACCGCCGTCTCCGGGGTGGACATCACCTGGGGCAAGTACAAGGTCACCCTCACGGGTAGCCAGACCGACGTGACGGGCGTTGCGACCGCTTCTTACACCCCCTAA